One Staphylococcus ratti DNA segment encodes these proteins:
- a CDS encoding opine metallophore biosynthesis dehydrogenase: MPQRILMLGTGPVAVQLAVLFHRYNQAEVTFVSRSHVSERSQQFVDALARDGFVKASVQNASHHSLEGSISNCKVFESYDVVEGTYDFLVLACTADAYIDTLKQLPEAVLKSVKGVLLVSPTLGSNLIVKAQLEAIQPHIEVVSCSTYLGDTRVTEHSQPNCVTTMGVKKHLYFGYSHPSSILKSLLERLFTQVGLPVTYVSTPIEAESRNSSLYVHPALFMNTHALKAIFYGTDVPFYVYKLFPEGPITMDLIHEMRCMWQEISNILKVLNVTPLNLLRFMVEENYPLRAETISKQHIEQFESLSEIEQEYLLYVRYTGILIDPFSQPDDKGFYEDFSAVPFRKIYQNQKGVWEIPRMPHEDYYRTKIIQGLGQALNVETPMIDTLLTRYETTLQHFHKAHPNLKKSQQFFPKTFDEEMICIHQGLQGR; this comes from the coding sequence ATGCCACAGCGTATATTAATGTTAGGAACAGGTCCTGTAGCAGTACAACTCGCAGTTTTATTTCATCGCTACAACCAAGCAGAGGTGACATTTGTAAGTCGAAGTCACGTTTCAGAGCGCTCACAACAATTTGTTGACGCTTTAGCGCGCGATGGTTTTGTCAAAGCATCCGTTCAAAATGCTAGCCATCATAGTTTAGAAGGCAGCATTTCCAATTGTAAAGTTTTTGAATCTTATGACGTTGTAGAAGGCACATACGACTTTCTCGTATTAGCTTGTACGGCAGATGCGTATATTGACACGTTAAAACAATTGCCGGAAGCCGTTTTAAAATCGGTAAAAGGGGTTTTACTCGTTTCTCCAACGCTTGGATCCAATTTAATTGTAAAGGCACAATTGGAGGCGATACAGCCGCATATAGAAGTGGTTAGTTGCTCAACGTATTTGGGAGATACACGTGTGACGGAGCACAGTCAGCCGAATTGCGTTACAACGATGGGTGTTAAAAAGCATTTGTATTTTGGATACTCTCATCCATCTTCTATTTTGAAGTCACTTTTAGAACGTTTATTCACACAAGTGGGTCTTCCTGTCACCTATGTTTCAACACCGATAGAAGCCGAGTCGCGCAACAGTTCGTTATACGTACATCCTGCGTTGTTTATGAATACGCATGCGCTTAAAGCTATTTTTTATGGCACGGACGTTCCTTTTTACGTTTATAAATTGTTTCCTGAAGGGCCTATTACGATGGACTTAATTCATGAAATGAGGTGCATGTGGCAGGAAATTTCAAATATTTTAAAAGTGTTAAACGTCACGCCATTAAACCTTCTGCGTTTTATGGTAGAAGAAAATTATCCTTTGCGCGCTGAGACGATTTCGAAACAACATATTGAGCAATTTGAATCGCTTTCTGAGATAGAGCAAGAATATTTATTGTACGTGCGTTACACGGGTATTTTAATCGATCCGTTTTCACAACCCGATGATAAAGGATTTTACGAAGACTTTTCTGCAGTTCCTTTTAGAAAGATTTATCAAAATCAAAAAGGTGTGTGGGAAATTCCGCGTATGCCTCACGAAGACTATTATCGAACTAAAATTATTCAAGGGCTCGGACAAGCGCTCAATGTAGAAACACCGATGATTGACACACTACTGACACGCTATGAAACTACGCTTCAACATTTTCACAAAGCACATCCGAACTTAAAGAAATCACAGCAATTTTTCCCTAAAACATTTGATGAAGAGATGATTTGTATACACCAAGGACTTCAAGGACGTTAA
- the cntL gene encoding staphylopine biosynthesis enzyme CntL: MKQNIQIETEMELELELATFYRNFVAHYQKVALNFESISELENEVDRFSRYILNESNTLRFHDWQTTQMRPPSIVPALADITAKCVKLMEVLRAKRLILGEQTDTTYFQNIEHCIQEEFGQFEITSNDTVLLVGSGAYPMTPIQIAKETGAKVVGIDIDAEAIDYGRQVIEALAPNEPIELYQTTVDQLPQIKDVTHVIFSSTVPVKYDILAQLYALTGPNTVVAMRYGNDLKSIFNYPKRDTNPKQWVCVDEVIQPDQIFDIAVYQKADIARGS; encoded by the coding sequence ATGAAGCAAAATATCCAAATCGAGACAGAAATGGAACTGGAATTGGAATTGGCGACATTTTATCGTAATTTTGTTGCCCATTATCAAAAAGTAGCCCTCAACTTTGAATCTATTTCAGAGCTAGAAAATGAAGTAGATCGGTTCAGTCGATACATACTTAATGAAAGCAATACTTTACGTTTTCATGACTGGCAAACTACACAAATGCGTCCGCCTAGTATCGTCCCGGCACTCGCTGATATTACAGCTAAATGTGTAAAATTAATGGAAGTGCTGCGTGCGAAGCGTTTAATTTTGGGAGAACAGACAGATACGACGTATTTCCAAAACATTGAGCATTGTATTCAAGAAGAATTTGGACAATTCGAAATTACGTCGAATGACACTGTATTGTTAGTCGGTTCAGGAGCTTATCCTATGACGCCGATTCAAATTGCTAAAGAAACTGGCGCAAAAGTGGTTGGAATTGATATCGATGCTGAGGCGATTGATTATGGTCGTCAAGTGATTGAAGCGTTAGCGCCAAACGAGCCGATTGAATTATATCAAACGACGGTGGATCAACTCCCGCAAATTAAAGACGTCACACACGTTATTTTTAGTTCAACCGTCCCAGTGAAATATGACATTTTAGCGCAACTTTATGCGTTAACAGGACCAAATACAGTCGTTGCGATGCGTTATGGGAACGATTTAAAATCTATTTTTAATTATCCTAAACGAGATACTAATCCGAAGCAATGGGTGTGTGTAGATGAAGTGATTCAACCGGATCAAATTTTTGACATTGCTGTGTATCAAAAAGCGGATATTGCGAGAGGTAGCTAA
- the cntK gene encoding histidine racemase CntK, translating into MKDIVHFSKFNPSGNMTVLVDSEHRRSDYVTIANQLMQTTHVCCEQVGFVIKPQTHTERYTLHMSGNEFCGNATLSMLHYLKERDLVENTQLLLQVSGVMEPTPCVIHGLGDYEATLPPHESHAWTTVRMGEDTLQALKICYASYCHYVIPITSYDDSRREDVETFVRSETWANHFKTIGILLYDEQQHQLYPLIYVPELGSLIWEQSCGSGTGSIGVFEALKSNGKADVRVYQPGGALRVCATLNKKSQISIRGHVKTVATGLAYLE; encoded by the coding sequence ATGAAAGATATTGTTCATTTTTCTAAATTTAATCCGTCTGGAAATATGACGGTGTTAGTAGATTCAGAACATCGAAGGTCTGACTATGTGACCATTGCCAATCAATTGATGCAAACGACGCATGTATGTTGTGAGCAAGTAGGATTTGTGATTAAGCCTCAAACACATACGGAGCGCTATACGTTACATATGAGTGGTAATGAGTTTTGTGGCAATGCGACTTTATCGATGTTGCATTACTTGAAAGAAAGGGACTTAGTCGAAAATACACAGTTGTTGCTTCAAGTTTCGGGGGTAATGGAACCGACACCTTGTGTGATTCACGGTTTGGGAGATTATGAAGCGACGTTACCGCCTCATGAATCACATGCGTGGACGACTGTAAGGATGGGTGAAGATACGCTTCAAGCGTTGAAAATATGTTATGCGTCTTATTGCCATTATGTTATTCCGATTACGTCTTACGATGACAGTAGGCGTGAAGATGTCGAGACGTTTGTGCGTTCAGAAACATGGGCGAATCATTTTAAAACGATTGGCATACTATTGTATGACGAACAGCAACATCAATTGTATCCGCTTATTTATGTGCCGGAGCTTGGAAGTCTAATCTGGGAACAAAGCTGTGGTTCAGGAACGGGTTCCATTGGTGTTTTTGAAGCGCTTAAATCAAATGGAAAAGCTGATGTACGGGTTTATCAACCAGGGGGCGCGTTGCGTGTATGTGCAACGCTTAATAAGAAGTCACAAATTTCAATAAGGGGTCATGTAAAAACAGTAGCAACTGGATTAGCTTATTTAGAATAG
- a CDS encoding lipoprotein codes for MKRTIIGALSMTLLFTLAACGQSHEKDSEKEKKPKTETTEKKEAKTKKKEPNTAEATSTEQPVANANTANLQNNNISQNQTTNAQQAPVHQPNGNVNETPNNGKIDLNQMPGTDFSTDGMSPQAQQEIRDLTYQKDFQGLSQKEYNDQVSKIINRENGY; via the coding sequence TTGAAACGTACTATTATAGGTGCTTTATCCATGACGTTATTGTTTACGCTTGCTGCTTGTGGTCAATCACATGAAAAAGATTCAGAAAAAGAGAAAAAACCTAAAACTGAAACAACTGAAAAGAAGGAAGCGAAGACTAAGAAAAAAGAACCGAACACAGCCGAGGCTACTTCAACAGAGCAACCTGTAGCTAATGCCAATACAGCCAACCTTCAAAATAACAATATCTCACAAAATCAAACAACCAACGCACAACAAGCGCCTGTACATCAACCTAACGGTAACGTAAATGAAACACCAAACAATGGAAAAATCGATTTAAATCAAATGCCAGGTACTGACTTCTCAACAGATGGCATGTCACCTCAAGCACAGCAAGAAATTCGAGACCTCACTTATCAAAAAGACTTCCAAGGCCTTTCACAAAAAGAGTATAATGATCAAGTTTCTAAAATAATAAATAGAGAAAATGGCTATTAA
- a CDS encoding YjjG family noncanonical pyrimidine nucleotidase — protein MGYKVVLLDFDDTLVDFHDAEVKAYAYLMNRYNVPEEKRNYEMFKKINQAHWEAFQRGEITKAEVLSHRFIETFHHYGMAINGHEADVTFRDGLATAKIKWLEGVGAALDYLKSKYTLAIVINGVTDTQKRRIAQTNLMSYIEHLFVSDEMGAQKPSHQFFDIVYETMPNYEKDDFVIIGDSLTSDIQGGINGGIDTIWYNHRQLENNTPITPTYTLKSMKAIDQIL, from the coding sequence AAGTAGTTCTACTTGATTTTGATGATACACTAGTAGATTTTCATGATGCAGAAGTGAAAGCGTATGCTTATTTAATGAATCGGTACAACGTCCCAGAGGAAAAACGCAATTATGAAATGTTTAAAAAGATTAATCAAGCACATTGGGAAGCATTCCAACGTGGCGAAATTACTAAAGCTGAGGTGTTAAGTCATCGCTTCATAGAAACATTTCATCACTACGGCATGGCCATTAATGGGCACGAAGCGGACGTGACATTTCGCGATGGGTTGGCGACAGCTAAAATTAAATGGTTAGAAGGCGTTGGAGCAGCGTTAGACTATTTAAAGTCTAAGTATACATTGGCGATTGTGATAAATGGTGTAACAGATACACAAAAGCGCCGAATTGCGCAAACGAACCTTATGTCCTATATTGAGCATCTTTTTGTCTCAGACGAAATGGGAGCACAAAAGCCGAGTCATCAATTTTTTGATATTGTATATGAAACCATGCCCAATTATGAAAAAGATGATTTTGTGATTATTGGCGATTCGCTCACTTCAGATATACAAGGTGGTATAAATGGGGGAATAGATACGATTTGGTATAATCATCGCCAACTTGAAAATAACACGCCTATCACACCGACCTATACTTTAAAATCGATGAAAGCGATCGATCAAATATTATAA